A part of Streptomyces sp. NBC_00557 genomic DNA contains:
- a CDS encoding DUF7144 family membrane protein, which produces MTAQPHSRTSSGSYGPAPTRNSPWATGGATFAGVLLLLNGVLAVFQGISAIARDDVYARIGDYVYKINLTGWGWILLVLGVIAAFAGWGILTGAAWARVVGIALASLSLIAQFLFLPYAPVWSVIMMAIDVFVIWSLAVYQPESARR; this is translated from the coding sequence ATGACGGCACAGCCCCATTCCCGGACGTCCTCCGGCAGCTACGGACCCGCCCCCACCCGCAACAGCCCCTGGGCCACCGGCGGCGCCACCTTCGCCGGCGTCCTGCTGCTCCTCAACGGAGTCCTGGCCGTCTTCCAGGGGATCTCCGCGATCGCCAGGGACGACGTCTACGCCCGCATCGGCGACTACGTCTACAAGATCAACCTCACCGGCTGGGGGTGGATCCTGCTCGTCCTCGGCGTCATCGCCGCCTTCGCCGGCTGGGGCATCCTCACCGGCGCCGCATGGGCGCGCGTGGTCGGCATCGCGCTGGCGTCGCTGAGCCTGATCGCCCAGTTCCTGTTCCTGCCGTACGCGCCGGTGTGGTCGGTCATCATGATGGCCATCGACGTGTTCGTGATCTGGTCCCTGGCCGTCTACCAGCCGGAGTCCGCACGACGATGA